One Xyrauchen texanus isolate HMW12.3.18 chromosome 46, RBS_HiC_50CHRs, whole genome shotgun sequence DNA segment encodes these proteins:
- the LOC127637978 gene encoding olfactomedin-4-like, with protein sequence MSQSNLFILMIVILLILSQPVKGKDCVCELQNSGSAFPESKLANVEKTASQCTGNISSEKMTEIDILVLGLKRRIKHLEDNVSMLEKEDNGNLYAAVSLRITELELAEIQDLLDKLNRTTSNYQQLSADTTVELLDIKDIMVDLEKFDHSQVMMKQRENQRIKRDLEHCKDELNATSPPPTLSPGHCGLGQMVNVSGPKTYSLTVYGTSYSFGAWGRDANPSPEDEKKYWLVVLSSSNAFGHFVRQYNSMSTLLLGIGPIDSYISSSNPTTNTIQGPNMVMYSNALYYNCYNTLSVCRFNMTTRTVSNVALPNDAGFNNKFPFGHLGGSYSYTDMDFATDESSVYVIYASTGNFGNVIITEVETSTPPVLGQTWYTSLHKKTVTNTFMVCGVLYATRYIDKDIEEIFYSFDTKTNKERYDLKIHIKKMQTNIKFLNYDVRDHLLYVYSDAYIVTHEIIFQ encoded by the exons ATGAGTCAGTCAAACTTATTCATATTGATGATCGTCATTCTTCTAATTTTATCACAG CCAGTAAAAGGGAAGGACTGTGTATGCGAGCTACAAAACTCTGGTTCTGCTTTTCCTGAGAGCAAACTGGCGAATGTGGAGAAAACTGCTTCACAATGCACTGGGAACATCTCTTCAGAAAAG ATGACAGAGATTGACATACTTGTGCTGGGTCTAAAACGGCGCATCAAGCATCTAGAGGACAATGTGTCCATGCTGGAAAAAGAAGACAATGGAAATCTGTATGCAGCCGTGTCTCTGCGTATCACTGAATTAGAGTTGGCTGAGATTCAAGACCTGTTGGACAAACTCAACAGAACCACCAGCAATTACCAGCAGCTCAGTGCAGACACTACAGTTGAG CTTCTGGATATTAAGGATATAATGGTGGACCTAGAGAAGTTTGACCACTCGCAGGTGATGATGAAACAGCGTGAGAATCAGCGTATTAAGAGGGACCTGGAACATTGCAAGGATGAGCTCAATGCTACATCACCACCCCCAACACTTTCACCAG gtcactgtggtCTGGGTCAAATGGTTAATGTTTCAGGACCTAAAACATATTCTCTCACAGTATACGGAACCTCTTACTCTTTTGGTGCTTGGGGTAGAGATGCAAACCCCTCTCCAGAAGATGAGAAGAAGTACTGGCTGGTGGTGCTGTCCAGTAGTAATGCATTTGGCCACTTCGTCCGTCAGTATAATAGTATGAGTACTCTTTTATTAGGTATAGGACCTATAGATTCATACATATCAAGCTCCAACCCCACAACAAACACAATTCAAGGGCCAAACATGGTCATGTACAGTAATGCGCTCTATTATAACTGTTACAACacgctgtctgtctgtcggttcAACATGACGACTCGCACTGTCAGTAATGTGGCACTGCCTAATGATGCAGGTTTCAACAATAAATTTCCATTTGGACACCTTGGAGGATCATACAGCTATACTGACATGGATTTTGCCACAGATGAATCCAGTGTATATGTTATATATGCGTCAACAGGCAACTTTGGAAATGTGATTATTACTGAAGTTGAGACTAGTACTCCACCTGTTTTGGGCCAAACTTGGTACACTTCTCTGCACAAAAAGACAGTCACAAATACCTTCATGGTGTGTGGTGTGCTATATGCTACTCGTTATATAGATAAAGATATAGAAGAGATCTTTTATTCTTTTGACACCAAAACTAATAAAGAGCGCTATGATCTGAAAATTCACATAAAGAAGATGCAGACCAATATTAAGTTTCTGAATTATGATGTCAGAGATCATCTGCTGTATGTCTACAGTGATGCATACATTGTAACACATGAAATAATATTTCAGTAA
- the LOC127637981 gene encoding olfactomedin-like, whose product MLLYLLILTVTMTGQAQRVPGKQENDSCVCKISSSIWTLPAARFIGVTKQVQSCEDHLNEFQEKVGSQHFELPKMAATLKNITARLKRFDYLHTSGLYNALQLHQLNHELEEIHHAINETHLHNLNKETHNLLDELNKAKIDVQKMYKDDIFNLETMQKRLRDLNNRAQTCRTIPNNFRSTCSRRIMTKISAPVVTKLNSQHKSYISGAWGRDAQLNSNKHYWEQCLVSGHKHGSLIRTYNSHEDFMANKNYNDEPIAPSYTDKNAVQGSGTILYNNTVFYQCYSTAEICSFNITTKVTKRMKLNGAGIDNKFPFCYYRCRDWTDIDLEADQDAVWVIYATEKNHGNIVVSRLDPVELNITQTWKTNLFKRSVSSTFMVCGVLYATRYVNTYQEEVFYAFDTTTGQEINTLSLTFEKVASGIANLNYNPVDRRLYLYNDAYLLAYDTFF is encoded by the exons ATGCTCCTGTACCTGTTGATCCTCACAGTCACT ATGACTGGCCAGGCTCAGAGAGTTCCAGGTaaacaggagaatgattcctgtGTGTGTAAAATAAGCAGCTCAATCTGGACTTTACCTGCTGCACGGTTTATAGGAGTCACAAAACAGGTCCAGAGCTGTGAGGACCACCTAAATGAGTTTCAGGAAAAG GTTGGGAGCCAACATTTTGAACTGCCAAAGATGGCTGCCACTCTTAAGAACATCACAGCCCGTCTAAAACGATTTGATTATCTTCACACAAGTGGACTGTACAACGCTCTTCAACTGCATCAGCTGAACCATGAGCTCGAGGAAATCCACCATGCTATCAATGAAACACACTTGCATAACCTCAATAAGGAGACACATAACCTGCTAGATGAG TTGAATAAGGCTAAAATCGATGTCCAGAAGATGTACAAAGATGATATCTTTAACCTAGAGACGATGCAGAAGAGGTTACGTGACCTTAACAACCGTGCACAGACCTGTAGGACCATACCAAACAATTTTAGGA GCACTTGTAGTCGCCGTATCATGACCAAAATAAGTGCTCCAGTTGTCACCAAACTCAATTCCCAgcacaaatcatatatctctggTGCCTGGGGCCGTGACGCCCAACTAAATAGCAATAAACACTATTGGGAGCAGTGCCTGGTGAGTGGACACAAGCATGGCAGTTTAATCAGAACGTACAACTCACATGAAGATTTCATGGCTAATAAGAACTACAACGACGAACCGATAGCACCATCCTACACTGACAAGAATGCTGTTCAAGGCTCTGGAACCATACTGTACAATAACACTGTATTTTACCAGTGCTACAGCACAGCTGAAATCTGCAGCTTTAACATTACAACAAAGGTAACCAAGCGAATGAAACTTAATGGTGCTGGCATAGACAATAAGTTCCCATTTTGCTACTACCGCTGCCGTGATTGGACAGATATTGACCTGGAGGCTGACCAAGACGCTGTGTGGGTGATATATGCCACTGAGAAGAACCACGGCAACATTGTTGTGAGTCGTTTAGATCCAGTAGAGCTCAATATCACACAAACATGGAAGACAAATCTCTTTAAGAGGTCTGTCAGCAGTACATTTATGGTGTGCGGGGTCCTGTATGCTACTCGCTATGTTAATACTTACCAAGAAGAGGTCTTTTATGCCTTTGATACAACCACAGGTCAGGAGATTAACACACTTTCTTTAACATTTGAGAAGGTTGCTTCTGGAATAGCCAACCTGAACTACAACCCTGTTGACAGGAGACTCTACTTGTATAATGATGCCTATCTTTTAGCATATGACACCTTCTTCTGA